A single window of Narcine bancroftii isolate sNarBan1 chromosome 13, sNarBan1.hap1, whole genome shotgun sequence DNA harbors:
- the LOC138748152 gene encoding beta-1,4-mannosyl-glycoprotein 4-beta-N-acetylglucosaminyltransferase-like isoform X1, which produces MNAGSTHLVGNPCSYYECPWTAMMKMRRHRVVLMLCMAGLCLISFLHFLKALSYITFSRELSAFSPSLRSLFVDSHLFWKQNEAEGASAILGLPTSLGPHQGGWPHLHRAQFQLNDDETEYFIRTKAGAICFKQGTKTENRVAGSMEGAAAWAHSSVEKPLTHKSAGLGISGRTRRRWVGCPCLSGWHGPYCGVPTMVQYSNLPTKERLSPRAMPRRVINAININHEFDLLDVRFHELGSVVDVFIICESNFTAFGDPKPLKFIEMLLNGTYSYITPKILYVFLDHFPSGGRQDGWIADDYLRTFLTQNGMSRIVNLRDDDIFLINDADEIPARDGVLFLKLFDGWTEPFAFHLRKSLYGFFWKQPGSLEVVSGCTVAMLFVVYNGDGIKLRRREYYLMPNFRQYENSTGHILVPWSLGSPLHFAGWHCSWCFKPEGIRYKLLSAQNGDFPRWGNYQEKRDLNYIRELIQTGGWFDGTEQEYPPADPKEHMYAPKFLLQNVNKYKYLLENPYRQEGWGLGLGQADDGYNQSGKIT; this is translated from the coding sequence GATGAAGATGCGGCGTCACCGTGTGGTTCTGATGTTATGCATGGCAGGACTCTGCCTGATCTCCTTCCTGCACTTCCTCAAGGCCTTATCATACATCACCTTCTCCCGTGAGCTCTCCGCCTTCAGCCCCTCCCTCAGGTCCCTCTTTGTCGACTCTCACCTCTTTTGGAAGCAAAATGAGGCAGAGGGTGCCAGTGCCATCCTCGGGCTGCCAACATCACTGGGTCCCCACCAGGGGGGCTGGCCACACTTGCACCGAGCCCAATTTCAGCTGAATGACGACGAGACTGAGTATTTCATCCGGACCAAGGCTGGAGCCATTTGCTTTAAACAAGGAACCAAAACTGAGAACAGGGTGGCAGGGTCCATGGAAGGAGCAGCAGCCTGGGCACACAGTTCCGTAGAAAAGCCCCTGACTCACAAGTCTGCAGGCCTGGGAATTAGTGGGAGGACAAGGCGCAGGTGGGTTGGATGCCCTTGCCTCTCAGGCTGGCATGGGCCCTACTGCGGAGTTCCCACCATGGTCCAGTATTCCAACCTGCCAACAAAGGAGCGCCTGAGTCCCCGGGCAATGCCACGCAGGGTCATCAATGCTATCAACATCAACCacgagtttgacctgctggacgTCCGGTTTCATGAGCTGGGCAGCGTGGTTGACGTCTTTATCATCTGCGAATCTAACTTCACCGCCTTCGGGGACCCCAAACCTCTGAAGTTCATCGAGATGCTCCTGAACGGGACTTACAGCTACATCACCCCCAAGATCTTGTACGTGTTCCTCGACCATTTCCCCAGTGGAGGGAGGCAGGACGGCTGGATCGCCGACGACTACCTGCGGACCTTCCTCACCCAGAACGGCATGAGTCGCATCGTCAACCTGCGTGATGACGACATCTTCCTCATCAACGACGCTGATGAGATTCCGGCTCGTGACGGGGTGCTCTTCCTCAAACTGTTTGATGGCTGGACTGAGCCTTTCGCTTTCCACCTCCGTAAGTCACTCTACGGCTTCTTCTGGAAGCAGCCGGGGAGCCTGGAGGTGGTGTCGGGCTGCACAGTGGCCATGCTCTTCGTGGTGTACAATGGGGATGGCATTAAGTTGCGGCGGAGAGAGTACTACCTGATGCCAAACTTTCGTCAGTATGAGAACAGCACAGGGCACATCCTGGTGCCTTGGTCGTTGGGGAGCCCACTTCACTTTGCTGGCTGGCACTGCTCCTGGTGTTTCAAGCCTGAGGGCATTCGCTACAAGCTGCTGTCTGCTCAGAATGGAGATTTTCCCCGTTGGGGCAACTATCAAGAGAAACGGGATCTGAACTACATTCGGGAATTGATCCAGACTGGGGGCTGGTTTGACGGCACTGAGCAGGAGTATCCACCGGCAGATCCCAAGGAGCACATGTACGCCCCCAAGTTCCTGCTGCAGAACGTCAATAAATACAAGTACTTGCTGGAGAACCCTTACCGACAGGAGGGCTGGGGTCTGGGTCTGGGGCAAGCTGACGATGGGTACAATCAGAGTGGGAAGATCACATAG
- the LOC138748152 gene encoding beta-1,4-mannosyl-glycoprotein 4-beta-N-acetylglucosaminyltransferase-like isoform X2, with protein MKMRRHRVVLMLCMAGLCLISFLHFLKALSYITFSRELSAFSPSLRSLFVDSHLFWKQNEAEGASAILGLPTSLGPHQGGWPHLHRAQFQLNDDETEYFIRTKAGAICFKQGTKTENRVAGSMEGAAAWAHSSVEKPLTHKSAGLGISGRTRRRWVGCPCLSGWHGPYCGVPTMVQYSNLPTKERLSPRAMPRRVINAININHEFDLLDVRFHELGSVVDVFIICESNFTAFGDPKPLKFIEMLLNGTYSYITPKILYVFLDHFPSGGRQDGWIADDYLRTFLTQNGMSRIVNLRDDDIFLINDADEIPARDGVLFLKLFDGWTEPFAFHLRKSLYGFFWKQPGSLEVVSGCTVAMLFVVYNGDGIKLRRREYYLMPNFRQYENSTGHILVPWSLGSPLHFAGWHCSWCFKPEGIRYKLLSAQNGDFPRWGNYQEKRDLNYIRELIQTGGWFDGTEQEYPPADPKEHMYAPKFLLQNVNKYKYLLENPYRQEGWGLGLGQADDGYNQSGKIT; from the coding sequence ATGAAGATGCGGCGTCACCGTGTGGTTCTGATGTTATGCATGGCAGGACTCTGCCTGATCTCCTTCCTGCACTTCCTCAAGGCCTTATCATACATCACCTTCTCCCGTGAGCTCTCCGCCTTCAGCCCCTCCCTCAGGTCCCTCTTTGTCGACTCTCACCTCTTTTGGAAGCAAAATGAGGCAGAGGGTGCCAGTGCCATCCTCGGGCTGCCAACATCACTGGGTCCCCACCAGGGGGGCTGGCCACACTTGCACCGAGCCCAATTTCAGCTGAATGACGACGAGACTGAGTATTTCATCCGGACCAAGGCTGGAGCCATTTGCTTTAAACAAGGAACCAAAACTGAGAACAGGGTGGCAGGGTCCATGGAAGGAGCAGCAGCCTGGGCACACAGTTCCGTAGAAAAGCCCCTGACTCACAAGTCTGCAGGCCTGGGAATTAGTGGGAGGACAAGGCGCAGGTGGGTTGGATGCCCTTGCCTCTCAGGCTGGCATGGGCCCTACTGCGGAGTTCCCACCATGGTCCAGTATTCCAACCTGCCAACAAAGGAGCGCCTGAGTCCCCGGGCAATGCCACGCAGGGTCATCAATGCTATCAACATCAACCacgagtttgacctgctggacgTCCGGTTTCATGAGCTGGGCAGCGTGGTTGACGTCTTTATCATCTGCGAATCTAACTTCACCGCCTTCGGGGACCCCAAACCTCTGAAGTTCATCGAGATGCTCCTGAACGGGACTTACAGCTACATCACCCCCAAGATCTTGTACGTGTTCCTCGACCATTTCCCCAGTGGAGGGAGGCAGGACGGCTGGATCGCCGACGACTACCTGCGGACCTTCCTCACCCAGAACGGCATGAGTCGCATCGTCAACCTGCGTGATGACGACATCTTCCTCATCAACGACGCTGATGAGATTCCGGCTCGTGACGGGGTGCTCTTCCTCAAACTGTTTGATGGCTGGACTGAGCCTTTCGCTTTCCACCTCCGTAAGTCACTCTACGGCTTCTTCTGGAAGCAGCCGGGGAGCCTGGAGGTGGTGTCGGGCTGCACAGTGGCCATGCTCTTCGTGGTGTACAATGGGGATGGCATTAAGTTGCGGCGGAGAGAGTACTACCTGATGCCAAACTTTCGTCAGTATGAGAACAGCACAGGGCACATCCTGGTGCCTTGGTCGTTGGGGAGCCCACTTCACTTTGCTGGCTGGCACTGCTCCTGGTGTTTCAAGCCTGAGGGCATTCGCTACAAGCTGCTGTCTGCTCAGAATGGAGATTTTCCCCGTTGGGGCAACTATCAAGAGAAACGGGATCTGAACTACATTCGGGAATTGATCCAGACTGGGGGCTGGTTTGACGGCACTGAGCAGGAGTATCCACCGGCAGATCCCAAGGAGCACATGTACGCCCCCAAGTTCCTGCTGCAGAACGTCAATAAATACAAGTACTTGCTGGAGAACCCTTACCGACAGGAGGGCTGGGGTCTGGGTCTGGGGCAAGCTGACGATGGGTACAATCAGAGTGGGAAGATCACATAG